The segment CGTTTATTTAATAATCAGATGTCCCCGACCGGTAAGGTAATAACGGATAGTATTGAAAATGTTCTAAGCAGGCTTGATTTAAAAAACCCACGATTAGTATCCTTATTTAATGATCTTCTTTATGATAGATTCACAAAAGCGCTTAGTTGTTATCTCGATATCGATGAGTATCATAGCTATGAAACTTTAAAATCTTTGTTGTTATTGGCTAAAAAAAGAATAAGAGCTGTTAGTATCAGTTTTGCTAATGAAAAATTTTGGGACACTGGTTTTGGAACAGAACTTTTGGATATTAACAGAAAAGTTATTAAGGAGAACAAGGTAGATATAGAGCGTATCTTTATAATAAACAATAAAGAACAAAACCATATGCATAATATTATTCAGAATCAAATCAATAACGGCGTAAATGCATATGTAATTGATAAAAATAATATTGCGGATGTTTGTGATTTTATAATAATAGATGATTGTGTGGTTTATCATCTATTGGAATCAACAAGAAAAATGTTGATTGGAAGAAGTAAAATATCTATATCACCCAAAGAAGTCAGTAAATATAAAAATATTTATGCAAAATATAGAACTCAATCTGTAAATGGACAAGCGTATCTCTTAAAAAGGAGGAAAGTAAAATGAATATCCAGTGTCTTCGTTATCAAACAAGGGATCATATTGAATTACAGGGCATGTTGTTTTTCCCGGAGAAAAAATCACAAGTCGTAGTTTTACATGTCCATGGTTTGTCAGGTAATTATTATGAAAATAGGTTTATTGACAAAATGGCCTGTGGTTATACAAGCCAGAATGTTGCTTTTATGACCTTTAACAATAGAGGGCATGACTATATTTCAGATCTAATAAAACGTAATGACAATAAGATAAAATTTATCAATGGTGGTGGGGCTTATGAAATATTTGAGGAGTGTATATATGATATTGATGCGAGCATATCATTATTGATTAGAAATGGTTTTAAACATATTTACTTGCAAGGTCATAGTACGGGTGCAAATAAAGCAGTATATTATCAATCTATGCGTAATGAAAAGAAAATCAAAGGGTTAATACTTCTTTCTCCTTGTGACGATATAGGTATAAAAATAAGTAAGTATAAAAATAATTATAACAGATTAATAAAAGCGGCTAAGAATATATTCACGATTGACCCCGCTAAATTTGTTGTATTTAAGGGAACAAATTTGCTTACAAGTGCTAAAACAATTTTGAGTTTCTATAATATTGGATCAAAGAACGATGTGTTTCATTATCGAGATGCCGATAGAGAGTTAAAAGAATTGATTGCTATTAAGGTGCCCATCCTGGTTGTGTTGGGTGAAAAAGATGACTATCTTTTACAAGGGGCCGATAATGTCAAGAGGTCGCTTGCTAAATCAAATGTTAACGATGTCTCAATTGTTAAAAATGCTTCACACGGATTTGTAAATAAAGAAAATCAATTGGTAAAAGTTATAATCAAATGGTTAACACAAAATAACAATCCTACGGGAAATGTGTAATAAATAAGACGATAGTTAACCACTATAAATTAGTGAAATATGTTACACGACATTTATAAACAAAATATTAAGAAACATCCAATTATTAATCGTTTTAATGTTAATGGAAATGAATTAGTCATAGGTGGCATAAGGGTTAGTGATATTGTATCAAAACATGGAACACCGATTTACATATATGATTATGAAAAGATAGCTGAAAGAGTTGAGGCATTAAAAAAATATTTACCTTATTTCGACTTATATTATTCTTTCAAAGCTAATCCCAATTTAACTGTATGCAATATTATTAAAAATATCGGTATTGGCGCTGAAGTATCATCGATTGGGGAATTACAGGCCGCTAAAAGGATAGGATACAAAGGTAATCGTATTATTTTTAATAATCCAGCTAAGAGTATAGAGGAAATTGAATATTCAATTGATAATGGCATTTTCTTGTTAAATGTTGAATCCCTTGACGAGCTTGAAGTTATCAATGCCATAGCAAAGAAGAAAAATAAAAAAGTCAATGTTTCTTTACGGATTAATACAGGCACTAACAAGGTAGAAGCCTTAGAAGTAATGATGGGGAAAAATGCAAAATTTGGCATAAAATATTTTGACATAAAGGACGATATTGTTTCTTATAGCAATGTAAACATAAAAGGGATCCATGTTTATATCGCAAGTCAAATACTCAATAAAAACACTATCATCAATAATTTTTCTGAAGCCGTGAATGTGTTTAAAAAATTACATCGCGTGAATAATATTAATCTTGAATATATTGATTTCGGCGGGGGTTTTGGTATCCCCTATGATAATAGCGACAAAGAATTAGATTTATATTATATTGGCAAGAAGTTGGGGAAAATAATCGATGCGAATCGGAACCAATTACTTGGAGGAAAACTTATATTGGAACTAGGAAGGTATATTGTTGGTGCCGCAGGAATATTTGTTACTAGTGTTAAATATATAAAGGAGAACAATATAATTGTTGATGGCGGAATTAATAATTTCTTTCGCTCTAAGTTTTTAAATATTAATCATCCGACATATATTGTTAATAAATTAAATAAACCAGTAGTTGGAAAAGTTAATATTTGTGGCCCACTCTGTACGCCATTGGACACGCTATCACAGAATGTTAAAGTACCACGCATAAATAAAACTGATCTCGTTGGTATTTTCCTTGCTGGTGCATATGGATATAGTATGAGTTTATTGAATTTTATCAGTTTCAATCATCCGGCAGAAGTATTGATAAAAGAGGGTAAATGTTATCTGATACGAAGGCGTGGCCATAGCAATGATATATTAAAAGAGCAAAGAATATATAATTTATAAAACAATATGGTTATTTGTTACTCACTAATGTTGTATAAATAATATTTTCAAAAGAATCATCTATCGGTAGGTCTCTTTTGTACCCTGAATCAATGATATTGTAAGCCTTCGATGTCCTTATTAATTCCGAGATAACTGTTCACGAATGTCAAACAATTCTTAAACTAAACAATGGGTCTTGCGGCGGTGCTGTTTTACCCTTTAGCTACCAACCTCCTCGAAAATATCGTCGTCAGCATGAATGGGTACTGCTTCGATGCCGAAAAGAGTAAGAAGTGGAAACTCTATTAATCCGGTTGACACAGGCCCAAATATATTTGATGATGTTGGGTTAAATATCTCACGCCGAGTAAATCTTGATTTTAATATGGTAAAGATGTATTATATTTTCCAAGAAAGAATTAAGCATTATTTAAGGAGGAACAATCATGGCAAAGTGGGCCGATTATGGTATTTCCGCATGCAGATACAATTCTGAACACACTCATATTGACAGAGTTAAAGTACATTCCGACGATGGTGAAAACTTCGGATCCGCTATAGAATATTCCAGGCAAGAAGTAATATCCTCTATAAAAGCAGGTAAAACCTTTGTAACAATACCTAAAAACAATGAGGGTAATTGGAAAAAGGGTCAACCTGTCATAATTGTCAAAATAAACGGTAAAGAATATATCAAGACGGTAGAGAACAATAAGGAAGTTGATAACCTCGAAAATTTACCAGAATTTTAAAACAAGACACAAATATGGCACAATGCTTTTTAACAAAAAATACTTGACTTCCAACTCATTCTATTGTAAGATTATATATTATGTAATCTGTAAGGGGTTCGAGCCTGGCAGTCAGGAGGTCAGGGGTTCGATTCCCCTCAGGTCCACCAGACTTTGTCCTCATTGGGCGGACTTCGCCGGGCAGACCAGTTTACACTCAGGGCCATAACCACGCTTGTCGGTTTTACAAAAACCGGTCAACAATTCAATTCAACAAGCGTAAGATATTTAGACATCCAGGGCACAAGTATCAACGCTTGTGCTCATATTTTTATCCGGGAGGTGCCAATGCCGAGAATAGTCAAATGGATTTTATGGATCTTGGTGGGCTTTGCACTGTACATGTCCATAAAAATACTCTTGCCTTACATCCGTTTTGCCGATATCAAGGGAAAGATGGAGGAAGCGGTGCTGGTCTCCAATGGCGAATCTGACCTCACTATTGCTATCAAACTTTCCGAGAACGCCCTGCTTGATAAACTTCCGATAGCGGGAGATTATTTTTACCAGGTGGTTGGCGAGGACGGTAAAAAGTTTTTCTATGAACCGGAAAACCTGGAACAGGAGAAAGAATACCAGGAACTGGCCAAGCAGTATTTTCTGGAACATATGACCCGTACGCCTCAGGGCCTGGTGATAGAGATCAGCTATACGGTGGAGATATACTTCCCGTTCAATATCTATACTCATAAAATATTCTTCGCGCATAAGGAGGATTGACCTCAGCACGAGTTGCCTTAAATAACGGCCTTAACCGGCAGGTGCTGGTCTTAAACCAGAATTATGAACCGCTCTCGGTCTGCAACGCCCGCCGGGCCTTGCTGATGCTTTACCGCCAGAAGGCCGAAGTGGTTGAACAAAGCGAACATTTGGTGCGCAGTCTGTGCCAGAAATTTATTGTGCCCAGCGTGGTCAGGCTTAACTGTTATATCAAGCGGCCCCGCCAGAATGTCAGGCTGAGCAAGCAGAACATCGTCCGCCGCGACAACCGCACCTGCCAATATTGCGGAACCACCCAGGGATCGATGACGGCCGATCACGTCATCCCCAAAAGTCAGGGAGGGGAAGACAGCTGGGAGAACCTGGTCTGCGCTTGTATGGCCTGCAACAATAAAAAGGGAGACCTCAGTTTAAGCCAGGTAAAGATGAACCTGCTGCGCAAACCAAAAAATCCCCATTATATCACTTTCATCCAATATCATCTGGGGCTGCCGGACCAGCGGTGGCGGCCCTATCTGTTTTTGGGCAACAACCGATAAATAAAGATTTGTAAGATTGACGCTTCGCCAAAATAAAATAATACTTTCGGCCTTGGCCATTATTTTGGGCGGGGCGTTGCTTTTTTGTTCCGGGGAGGCGGCCACCGCAAAAAAAGCAAAGGCCGCCCCAAAAACCAAACGGCGGCAGTCGGTGTCCTATATGCCCAAACCTACCGGGGACATCCAGGATGATCTGGATAAGTTATTTGACCAGAAGCTGCCCCGTCTGGGCCGGTGGGGCATAGCGGTGATGGACCTGGAAAGCGGGGACATCATTTACCAGCATAATTCCCAAAGCAAGTTCATTCCGGCCTCCAACGCAAAATTATTCACCACCGCTGCGGCCCTGGAACAGTTGGGCCCCAACTATTCCTACCAGACCGAGATATTTACACTGGGCGAAATAGATTCCCTTGGGGTATTGCACGGTGACCTGATCATCAAGGGATCGGGGGATCCCACCATCAGCGAACTGGCTTTGCTGGAGGAGTGGGCCGACAGCTTAAAGTCGCAGGGGATAACGGCAGTGGACGGGGATATAATCGGCGACGAGGGAAATTTCGTACCGGAGAAGATAGTTTCCATGGTGCCCCGGGCTACCAACAAGATGGTGAAATCGAAAAAGCGCATGGCTTGGCAGATATCAGGGCTTTCCTATCGCGACAATCTGGTGGCGGTCACCATTTCCGGGGGGCAGCTGGGCAAGCCCCTGAGGGTTTCCACCGATCCCCCCATGGCCATCAGGATCAAGAACCTCAGCCGGACCATCAAGGGCAGCAGCAGCACCGTCACCCGCCAGGTCAAGGATAAAAAAACCGGAAAAATGGTGGCTAAAAGCCGAAGGGTCTATTATACCGGAAAGGCCTATGCCAGCTTTGACGGCGAGGCGCTCAAGATAACCGGGAAATTGGCCCAGGGCTCCAGCAAAAGGTTCCTATTCGTGGCCAAGGATCCCCAGGGCCACTTTGCCCGTGTGTTTGCTGCTGTTCTGCAAGACAAGGGGATCACAGTCTCGGGACAAGGTTTGGCTCTAACCGACAAACCTTTGGCGCTGAAACAGCAAGCGGAACTGATCTATGCCAATTATTCGCCCCCGCTTTCCGAGATCATCAAGATCATCAATAAAAACAGCCACAACCTGTATGCCGAGGCCTTGCTTAACACCATCGGCTCCGAAATGGGCGGCGAAGGCAGCCGCCAGCAGGGCTCGCTTTCCGAGCGGGTGATCACCGAACAAATGGGGCTGGGGACCATCGATCTTTACGACGGCTGCGGACTTTCCCGGCTGAACACGGTCTCCCCCCAACAGGTGGTAAATTTGTTAAAGTTCATGTCCAACCAGCCCTATTGGGAGGATTTTTATAATTCTCTGGCCATTGGTGGAATTGACGGAACCCTGACCAGCCGGCTGGCCGGTCCCAAGGTCTCGGGCCGGGTCTACGCCAAGACCGGATCCATCGGCGGGGTTTCGGCCCTGTCCGGATACCTGACCGCCAAGAACGGAAAGATGTTCGCGTTTTCCATCATGGTCAACAATATCTACCGGGCTAAGCTGGCCCGCCGGATCGAGGACTATATTTGCCAGATGCTGGTGGAATACCTGGGATAAAAAACCATCACGGCGAATCATACAAACTAAAAAACAGGAGGAATAAAGCCCATGCTTAAAATGTATTTTAATTTTAAGGACGTATTTCGGGCGGCCCGGCTGGGCTTTTCGCCCAAAAAGATCTGGGCTTTCTTCTGTGGCCTGTTATTGGGCCTGGCAATTTATAACTTATTCAGCTATCTGGCTCATGCCGCAGCCGGCCGTTCTTTTTCCGACACCTGGGTCATGTTCGGGTTATTGCCCCTGCCCTGGTCTGATTTTGGCCTGGCGGCCTGGATCTTCTGGTTCCTGGGCGC is part of the candidate division TA06 bacterium genome and harbors:
- a CDS encoding DUF1749 domain-containing protein; this translates as MNIQCLRYQTRDHIELQGMLFFPEKKSQVVVLHVHGLSGNYYENRFIDKMACGYTSQNVAFMTFNNRGHDYISDLIKRNDNKIKFINGGGAYEIFEECIYDIDASISLLIRNGFKHIYLQGHSTGANKAVYYQSMRNEKKIKGLILLSPCDDIGIKISKYKNNYNRLIKAAKNIFTIDPAKFVVFKGTNLLTSAKTILSFYNIGSKNDVFHYRDADRELKELIAIKVPILVVLGEKDDYLLQGADNVKRSLAKSNVNDVSIVKNASHGFVNKENQLVKVIIKWLTQNNNPTGNV
- the lysA gene encoding diaminopimelate decarboxylase, yielding MLHDIYKQNIKKHPIINRFNVNGNELVIGGIRVSDIVSKHGTPIYIYDYEKIAERVEALKKYLPYFDLYYSFKANPNLTVCNIIKNIGIGAEVSSIGELQAAKRIGYKGNRIIFNNPAKSIEEIEYSIDNGIFLLNVESLDELEVINAIAKKKNKKVNVSLRINTGTNKVEALEVMMGKNAKFGIKYFDIKDDIVSYSNVNIKGIHVYIASQILNKNTIINNFSEAVNVFKKLHRVNNINLEYIDFGGGFGIPYDNSDKELDLYYIGKKLGKIIDANRNQLLGGKLILELGRYIVGAAGIFVTSVKYIKENNIIVDGGINNFFRSKFLNINHPTYIVNKLNKPVVGKVNICGPLCTPLDTLSQNVKVPRINKTDLVGIFLAGAYGYSMSLLNFISFNHPAEVLIKEGKCYLIRRRGHSNDILKEQRIYNL
- a CDS encoding DUF3892 domain-containing protein, which codes for MAKWADYGISACRYNSEHTHIDRVKVHSDDGENFGSAIEYSRQEVISSIKAGKTFVTIPKNNEGNWKKGQPVIIVKINGKEYIKTVENNKEVDNLENLPEF
- a CDS encoding HNH endonuclease; protein product: MLYRQKAEVVEQSEHLVRSLCQKFIVPSVVRLNCYIKRPRQNVRLSKQNIVRRDNRTCQYCGTTQGSMTADHVIPKSQGGEDSWENLVCACMACNNKKGDLSLSQVKMNLLRKPKNPHYITFIQYHLGLPDQRWRPYLFLGNNR
- the dacB gene encoding D-alanyl-D-alanine carboxypeptidase/D-alanyl-D-alanine-endopeptidase, with amino-acid sequence MTLRQNKIILSALAIILGGALLFCSGEAATAKKAKAAPKTKRRQSVSYMPKPTGDIQDDLDKLFDQKLPRLGRWGIAVMDLESGDIIYQHNSQSKFIPASNAKLFTTAAALEQLGPNYSYQTEIFTLGEIDSLGVLHGDLIIKGSGDPTISELALLEEWADSLKSQGITAVDGDIIGDEGNFVPEKIVSMVPRATNKMVKSKKRMAWQISGLSYRDNLVAVTISGGQLGKPLRVSTDPPMAIRIKNLSRTIKGSSSTVTRQVKDKKTGKMVAKSRRVYYTGKAYASFDGEALKITGKLAQGSSKRFLFVAKDPQGHFARVFAAVLQDKGITVSGQGLALTDKPLALKQQAELIYANYSPPLSEIIKIINKNSHNLYAEALLNTIGSEMGGEGSRQQGSLSERVITEQMGLGTIDLYDGCGLSRLNTVSPQQVVNLLKFMSNQPYWEDFYNSLAIGGIDGTLTSRLAGPKVSGRVYAKTGSIGGVSALSGYLTAKNGKMFAFSIMVNNIYRAKLARRIEDYICQMLVEYLG